A window of the Buchnera aphidicola (Aphis glycines) genome harbors these coding sequences:
- the orn gene encoding oligoribonuclease, with amino-acid sequence MKLNNKNLIWIDLEMTGLNSKIHRIIEIATLITDIQLNILAQGPVIAINQKEKYMSLMNEWNKQNHINTGLVEKVKKSTYNESQAELKTISFLEKWVSSKSSPMCGNSIYQDRIFLNQHMPKLEKYFHYRSIDVSTVKELVSRWYPKIKKFKKKKHHNALDDIKESVLELRFYKNICFNA; translated from the coding sequence ATGAAATTAAATAATAAAAATTTGATTTGGATTGATTTAGAAATGACAGGTTTAAATTCTAAAATCCATCGCATTATTGAAATAGCAACTCTGATTACAGACATACAACTTAATATCCTTGCACAAGGACCAGTTATTGCTATTAATCAAAAAGAAAAATATATGTCACTTATGAATGAATGGAATAAACAAAATCATATCAACACTGGTTTAGTTGAAAAAGTAAAAAAAAGCACTTATAATGAATCTCAAGCAGAACTCAAAACTATATCTTTTTTAGAGAAATGGGTTTCTTCAAAATCATCTCCGATGTGTGGAAACAGTATTTATCAAGATCGAATATTTTTAAATCAGCACATGCCAAAATTAGAAAAATATTTTCATTATCGCTCTATAGACGTTAGCACTGTTAAGGAATTAGTATCTCGGTGGTACCCTAAAATAAAAAAGTTTAAAAAGAAAAAACATCACAATGCATTAGATGATATAAAAGAATCAGTTTTAGAGTTACGTTTTTATAAAAATATTTGTTTTAACGCTTAA